Proteins encoded in a region of the Pseudanabaena sp. BC1403 genome:
- a CDS encoding transporter substrate-binding protein — protein MNREAKSLNIESNSRTEVIRVGVMHFPSASLGNGDDLVKDLTLMAIAEINQSGGILGRLVEPIVVDIASNDYNITVQARYLLSELNISNLFGGGSSSSRKSIIPILEKHQAQLWYPYYYEGLESYKNVFYTGACPNQVVQPAVNWLFQNKGNNIYLLGTDGIYSRTVNKIINAQIKQQNGLILCEDSVPHNMSDYGDIIAKIKHISPDAVISTLGAEKSVAFLQQYAEAGIKAQDIPILSMRFTDVELQQLIQNIDPSLISGHLACANYFQSLESSQNQDFLRKAAIWLGVEQEQLAVNAVMQAAYTQVFLWKKAVETAQTFDVLPVRNAVYAQICSAPAGRMMMSLNHHIATACRVAEVNLTGKFEILYTVDPINPLPWLGAEELNPNQSIVVIEMLTEIAQGIQRGWKFEKEAQDLEFTITRLLSRGQGKGRNQLAPEITRAAMSKMFKANQRLLKAQSELLNLEGELRDANELLERRIEQRTLQLQKTIKRLQNEAADRQQAEVLLRESQQRLSAIADNVPGVVYRAVLHPDGRVSMPYISPRTQVIFGISVEEFTEHLEWVFDMAHPEDRAALSEMVRISAENMTTFEHEYRVSSFFKKVKWVRIISQPHRNQNGDTVWDGVIIDISHQKQIEESLRQAEEKYRSIFEHAIEGIFQAQTDGCYINANPALAHIYGYETPTQLMAEVAVDPYRLFTESHRYQEFLHQIETYGSVNSFEALVYKSDRSIIWVLINAKANYDGQGNFISFEGLVQDITERKKAEQALKAEQEKSESLLLNILPKEIVNQLKINNNAIASRSENVSILFADIVDFTALSSQVSPNDLVTMLNGIFSSFDMLADQFGLEKIKTIGDAYMVVGGLPTSRSDHAEAIAEMALAMQKAITNFKRGDNTIFRLRIGINTGPVVAGVIGIRKFIYDLWGDAVNIASRMESHGLAGGIQVTQTTYELLKDKYTFWHRGKIFIKGRGEMDTYMLLDSKSQLRPEILELSKEGTQSVSSSV, from the coding sequence ATGAATCGAGAGGCTAAGTCCTTAAATATTGAGAGTAATAGTAGGACTGAAGTCATACGAGTCGGCGTGATGCACTTTCCGAGTGCCAGTCTTGGCAATGGCGACGATCTGGTTAAAGATTTAACCTTGATGGCGATCGCAGAGATTAATCAATCGGGCGGCATATTAGGAAGACTTGTCGAACCAATTGTTGTAGATATCGCTTCTAATGACTACAACATTACGGTACAAGCTCGATATCTGCTATCAGAATTGAATATTAGCAACTTATTTGGTGGCGGATCATCTTCATCTCGAAAAAGTATTATTCCCATTCTAGAAAAGCATCAAGCTCAACTTTGGTATCCCTATTATTACGAAGGTTTAGAATCTTATAAGAATGTATTTTATACTGGTGCTTGCCCCAATCAGGTTGTACAACCAGCAGTTAATTGGTTGTTCCAAAACAAAGGGAATAACATTTACTTACTCGGAACCGACGGAATTTATTCGCGTACGGTTAATAAGATTATTAACGCTCAAATCAAGCAGCAAAATGGCTTGATATTGTGTGAAGATTCTGTACCTCACAATATGTCCGATTATGGCGATATTATTGCCAAAATAAAGCATATTAGTCCTGATGCTGTCATTAGTACATTGGGCGCAGAAAAGTCAGTAGCTTTTTTACAGCAATATGCCGAAGCTGGAATTAAAGCCCAAGATATTCCTATTTTATCAATGCGATTCACGGATGTGGAACTACAGCAACTCATCCAAAATATCGACCCATCTTTGATCTCAGGTCATCTTGCTTGTGCCAATTATTTCCAAAGCTTAGAATCATCCCAAAATCAAGATTTCTTGCGTAAAGCCGCTATTTGGCTTGGAGTTGAGCAGGAGCAGCTAGCAGTTAATGCGGTAATGCAAGCCGCCTACACTCAAGTATTTTTGTGGAAAAAAGCAGTTGAGACTGCCCAAACCTTTGATGTGTTACCAGTTCGTAATGCTGTCTATGCTCAGATCTGTTCAGCTCCTGCTGGCAGAATGATGATGTCTCTCAACCATCATATTGCCACTGCCTGTCGGGTTGCAGAAGTTAATTTGACAGGAAAATTTGAAATTTTATACACAGTCGATCCGATTAATCCACTGCCTTGGTTGGGAGCAGAGGAGTTAAATCCAAACCAATCAATTGTAGTTATTGAGATGCTTACGGAAATTGCCCAAGGTATTCAGCGAGGTTGGAAATTTGAAAAAGAAGCTCAAGATCTGGAATTTACAATTACACGTTTATTAAGCCGTGGTCAGGGTAAAGGTCGTAACCAACTTGCTCCTGAAATTACTCGCGCAGCAATGTCCAAAATGTTTAAAGCGAATCAGCGCTTACTCAAAGCGCAATCTGAGCTATTAAATCTTGAAGGCGAGTTGAGAGATGCCAATGAATTATTGGAACGGCGCATCGAGCAACGCACGCTCCAATTACAAAAGACGATCAAACGTTTACAAAATGAGGCGGCGGATCGTCAGCAAGCAGAAGTACTTCTTCGAGAAAGTCAGCAAAGACTTTCTGCGATCGCTGACAATGTGCCAGGGGTGGTCTATCGCGCGGTATTACATCCTGATGGTAGAGTATCGATGCCTTATATCAGCCCTCGCACTCAAGTAATATTTGGTATATCCGTTGAAGAGTTTACTGAGCATTTGGAATGGGTATTTGATATGGCTCATCCTGAAGATCGTGCAGCACTCAGTGAGATGGTAAGAATATCAGCCGAAAATATGACGACTTTTGAGCATGAATATCGAGTTTCTAGTTTCTTTAAGAAAGTTAAATGGGTGAGAATTATTTCTCAGCCCCATCGCAATCAAAATGGTGATACGGTGTGGGATGGCGTGATTATTGATATTAGTCATCAAAAACAGATCGAAGAATCCCTTCGCCAAGCGGAAGAGAAGTATCGCAGCATTTTTGAACATGCGATCGAGGGGATTTTTCAGGCGCAAACGGATGGATGTTATATCAACGCTAATCCTGCGCTTGCGCATATCTATGGCTATGAAACGCCTACACAACTAATGGCTGAAGTGGCGGTCGATCCATATCGGCTATTTACTGAATCACATCGTTATCAAGAATTTCTACATCAAATTGAAACTTATGGTTCAGTAAATAGCTTTGAAGCTTTGGTTTATAAAAGCGATCGCAGTATCATTTGGGTTTTGATTAATGCTAAAGCTAACTATGATGGACAAGGAAACTTTATTTCTTTTGAAGGACTTGTTCAAGATATTACAGAGCGAAAGAAAGCGGAACAAGCTCTCAAAGCTGAGCAAGAAAAGTCTGAAAGTTTGTTACTCAATATCTTGCCAAAAGAGATTGTCAATCAACTGAAGATTAATAATAATGCGATCGCGTCAAGATCAGAAAATGTCTCTATATTGTTTGCGGATATTGTGGACTTTACAGCCCTCTCTTCGCAAGTTTCTCCTAATGACTTAGTGACTATGCTCAATGGCATTTTCTCTTCTTTTGATATGCTTGCCGATCAGTTTGGATTAGAAAAAATCAAAACTATTGGTGATGCCTATATGGTCGTTGGAGGATTGCCTACTTCTCGATCCGATCATGCGGAAGCGATCGCAGAGATGGCTTTAGCTATGCAAAAAGCCATTACCAATTTTAAACGAGGAGATAATACTATCTTCCGTTTGCGAATTGGAATTAACACTGGGCCAGTTGTAGCAGGCGTAATAGGTATCCGTAAATTTATTTATGATCTCTGGGGGGATGCTGTCAATATCGCTAGTCGGATGGAATCTCATGGTTTAGCAGGAGGCATTCAAGTCACGCAGACAACCTACGAGTTACTCAAAGACAAGTATACTTTCTGGCATCGTGGCAAAATATTTATCAAGGGTAGGGGTGAAATGGATACCTATATGTTGCTTGATAGTAAGTCTCAACTAAGACCAGAAATATTGGAATTAAGCAAAGAGGGCACTCAAAGCGTCTCTTCTTCAGTATAG
- the smpB gene encoding SsrA-binding protein SmpB, which yields MANYYRVLAENRQARFNYEILETHEAGIELLGTEVKAVKGGQANLRDAYGIVRKGQIMLLNMYIPPHRTTSVYFNHEPTRTRRLLLHKDEIRKLIAEVQQKGLTLVPLKVYQKEGWIKVDLAVVRNKKLHDKREDMKKRDDKREIERVMKNH from the coding sequence ATGGCAAATTACTATCGTGTACTCGCCGAGAATCGGCAAGCTAGATTTAATTACGAAATTCTCGAAACCCATGAAGCGGGTATCGAGTTACTTGGTACTGAAGTAAAAGCAGTCAAGGGGGGGCAAGCAAATCTAAGAGACGCTTATGGGATTGTGCGTAAGGGGCAGATCATGCTGCTAAATATGTATATTCCCCCGCACCGCACTACTAGTGTGTATTTTAATCATGAGCCTACGCGCACTCGCCGCTTACTATTACATAAAGATGAAATCCGCAAGTTAATTGCTGAAGTCCAGCAAAAGGGTCTAACCTTAGTACCGCTCAAGGTTTACCAAAAAGAAGGCTGGATTAAAGTTGATCTGGCTGTTGTGCGCAACAAAAAATTGCATGACAAACGCGAAGACATGAAAAAGCGCGATGATAAACGCGAAATTGAACGAGTCATGAAAAATCATTAA
- a CDS encoding protein kinase, with protein MIGQLLDGRYRIASKLGEGGFGHTYLAHDTRIPNEPLCVVKHLKPASSDREYLKIANRLFTSEAQTLAQLGNHDRIPRLLAYFEEASEFYLVEEFVEGRSLELELVRGYRLSDQQVFQILDDLLSIVEYTHSHGVIHRDIKPDNIIRRRSDGKLVLIDFGAIKQVQTQINQEGQTAATVAIGTLGYMPSEQAQGKPRPNSDLYAIGVICIQALTGLPPRELQEDYQTGELIWQHLVPNKSGLVDVLAKMTRYHYKDRYESATEIRKLLATLGDHQLPNQPVSNAANGLQSTIVSVNSNNNSDLGTELLSNSPPTVPPTEVYKPIKPLPAPTPPIPTVAVNRHPAPEQLSPQTVQAYAPQTNSNDGSNRSKKGLWIAVWSGAFATAIAIGVVLATQKPNPQPIAEKTSTNSSNNAAITPSPSATTAIPSPQASIEPTASPTPSPTAKASVSPTPKASPKVPIEPLSEADAVAIVNNLVASKNQIFAPPFDRQLLAELTTGEAYEKRKGSIDWLQNNNAFYSYGEFTVSRAGSFGIQDNQANITVEIFESPTLYVNGKIDRTQSQPSRGRYICTLIFENGKWKIATLTKAN; from the coding sequence ATGATTGGTCAATTACTTGATGGACGCTACCGCATAGCTAGCAAGTTGGGTGAGGGTGGATTTGGTCATACTTATCTAGCCCACGATACGCGCATCCCGAATGAGCCGCTTTGTGTGGTCAAGCATCTCAAACCTGCCAGTAGCGATCGCGAATATCTAAAAATCGCAAATCGATTATTTACCAGTGAGGCGCAAACCCTTGCCCAGTTGGGTAATCACGATCGCATTCCGCGTTTACTTGCCTATTTTGAGGAGGCGAGTGAATTTTATTTGGTAGAGGAATTTGTCGAGGGGCGATCGCTAGAGTTAGAACTAGTGCGCGGCTATCGGCTTAGTGACCAGCAAGTTTTTCAGATATTGGATGATTTGTTAAGCATTGTAGAATATACCCACAGCCACGGCGTAATTCATCGCGATATCAAGCCAGATAATATTATTCGTCGTCGATCTGATGGCAAGTTGGTGCTGATCGATTTTGGCGCGATTAAGCAAGTGCAAACGCAGATCAATCAAGAGGGGCAGACTGCGGCGACGGTGGCGATCGGGACTTTGGGATATATGCCCAGTGAGCAAGCTCAAGGTAAACCGCGACCGAACAGTGATTTATATGCGATCGGGGTAATTTGTATTCAAGCCCTGACGGGTTTGCCACCTCGTGAATTGCAAGAAGATTATCAAACAGGGGAATTAATTTGGCAGCATCTTGTCCCCAACAAGTCGGGATTAGTCGATGTGCTAGCCAAGATGACTCGCTATCACTACAAAGACCGCTATGAATCAGCGACTGAAATTCGCAAGCTTTTGGCAACATTAGGCGATCATCAATTACCAAATCAACCAGTAAGTAACGCAGCAAATGGTCTCCAGTCCACCATTGTCAGTGTAAATAGCAATAACAACAGCGATTTGGGTACAGAATTATTGTCCAATAGTCCGCCGACTGTCCCTCCAACAGAAGTCTATAAACCGATCAAACCATTACCAGCTCCAACTCCTCCAATCCCTACTGTTGCTGTAAATCGCCATCCTGCACCTGAGCAGCTATCTCCACAAACTGTGCAAGCCTATGCTCCACAAACCAATAGTAATGATGGTAGTAATCGCAGTAAGAAAGGTTTATGGATTGCGGTTTGGAGTGGAGCTTTTGCCACAGCGATCGCGATCGGTGTGGTGCTTGCAACTCAAAAGCCAAATCCTCAACCAATTGCTGAGAAGACCTCTACTAATTCTTCTAACAATGCTGCTATTACCCCAAGTCCTAGTGCGACAACTGCTATACCTAGTCCACAAGCATCTATTGAACCTACGGCTAGTCCTACGCCATCTCCTACAGCCAAAGCTTCGGTTAGTCCTACGCCCAAAGCTTCGCCAAAAGTGCCGATCGAGCCTTTGTCTGAGGCTGATGCCGTTGCGATCGTGAATAATTTGGTGGCTAGTAAAAATCAAATATTTGCCCCACCTTTTGATCGTCAATTGCTAGCTGAACTAACTACAGGTGAAGCCTATGAAAAGCGCAAAGGGTCGATCGATTGGTTGCAGAATAATAATGCTTTTTATAGCTATGGGGAGTTTACGGTCAGTCGAGCAGGATCGTTTGGTATTCAAGATAATCAAGCGAATATAACTGTGGAGATCTTTGAGAGTCCGACACTTTATGTCAACGGCAAAATCGATCGCACGCAGTCCCAGCCATCAAGAGGTAGGTATATTTGCACGCTAATTTTTGAAAATGGCAAATGGAAAATTGCGACTCTGACAAAAGCTAATTAA
- the pheA gene encoding prephenate dehydratase codes for MTTVAYLGPAGTYSEIAALQYLQLSHPDLEHDPAQMCPYHTIPHAINAAEQGNVDIAVVPVENSIQGGVTMTLDSLWQSESLQIQQAIVLPIAHALITRAQALTDIKVVYSHPQSLAQCQQWLELHLPDVQQIATDSNTDRLHIVAEDVTVAAIASQRAAEIYNLPVLKFPINDQPDNCTRFLVLGRTAPTTKGTHSSLAFSLKRNMPGALVKPLLVFADRQINLSRIESRPTKRSLGEYIFFLDIEAAIDDPNFSEALQDLQAVTENLKILGSYVIT; via the coding sequence ATGACAACGGTTGCTTACCTTGGTCCCGCAGGTACATATTCGGAAATAGCAGCTTTGCAATATTTACAGCTGAGTCATCCAGACTTAGAGCATGATCCTGCGCAGATGTGTCCTTATCACACCATCCCCCATGCAATTAATGCTGCCGAGCAGGGCAATGTTGATATTGCGGTAGTACCTGTGGAGAATTCGATCCAAGGTGGTGTAACCATGACCCTTGACAGTCTCTGGCAATCGGAATCTTTGCAAATCCAACAAGCGATCGTCTTGCCGATCGCCCATGCACTGATAACCCGTGCTCAAGCTCTTACAGACATCAAAGTTGTCTATTCCCACCCACAAAGCCTTGCCCAGTGCCAACAATGGCTCGAACTCCATTTACCAGATGTTCAACAAATTGCCACTGACTCCAACACTGATAGATTACATATTGTCGCTGAAGACGTGACTGTGGCTGCGATCGCATCACAACGCGCCGCTGAAATTTACAACTTGCCAGTTCTGAAATTTCCGATCAACGATCAACCCGATAATTGCACCCGTTTTTTAGTCTTAGGGCGCACTGCACCGACGACTAAAGGCACACATTCATCGCTTGCCTTTAGTCTCAAACGCAATATGCCAGGAGCCTTAGTCAAGCCTCTATTAGTATTCGCCGATCGCCAAATTAACCTGAGCCGCATCGAGTCCCGTCCCACCAAGCGATCTCTGGGCGAATATATTTTCTTCCTCGACATCGAAGCCGCGATCGACGATCCTAACTTCAGTGAAGCCTTACAAGATCTCCAAGCTGTTACCGAAAATCTTAAAATTCTTGGTAGCTATGTCATTACCTAA